One genomic region from Salvia hispanica cultivar TCC Black 2014 chromosome 2, UniMelb_Shisp_WGS_1.0, whole genome shotgun sequence encodes:
- the LOC125203185 gene encoding 60S ribosomal protein L7-4-like — MCRMAEKGGQIVPESVLKKQKRAEEWALVKKQEVAALKEKKSANRKLIYNRAKEYAKEYAAQERELIQLKREARLKGGFYVNPEAKLLFIIRIRGINAMHPTTKKILQLLRLRQVMTHLVNVLLHFYKILASRLLLPLVGVYDQFLKVSN, encoded by the exons ATGTGTAGGATGGCTGAGAAGGGAGGACAGATTGTTCCGGAGTCTGTTTTGAAGAAACAGAAGAGAGCCGAGGAATGGGCCTTGGTTAAAAAGCAGGAGGTTGCAGCTCTCAAGGAAAAGAAATCGGCAAACAGGAAGCTGATTTACAACCGAGCGAAGGAGTACGCCAAGGAGTACGCAGCACAG GAAAGGGAGCTCATTCAGTTGAAGCGTGAGGCGAGGTTGAAAGGAGGGTTCTATGTGAACCCAGAAGCTAAGCTGCTGTTCATCATTCGTATTCGTGG TATTAATGCGATGCATCCAACGACAAAGAAGATTTTGCAGCTGCTCCGTCTGCGTCAGGTGATGACGCATCTCGTTAATGTTCTTTTACATTTCTATAAGATATTGGCTTCACGGTTGTTATTACCTTTAGTTGGTGTTTATGATCAATTTCTTAAAGTTAGCAATTAG
- the LOC125207043 gene encoding LOW QUALITY PROTEIN: uncharacterized protein LOC125207043 (The sequence of the model RefSeq protein was modified relative to this genomic sequence to represent the inferred CDS: substituted 2 bases at 2 genomic stop codons) has protein sequence MRYDALLFXLLLXIGCRIISRAWEVAGTRYDDAKLAKRSASSLLSDGATAGSLELWNIRTSGEPLQVAWMGLSQKAIFCCSDGNVYGRLIGENLLSGIVKSVCPLYFSIRETNEVMSTEQPCDLAYEFGDGMLNLPEYPQEYPKPAKHPWPFNDQVVIYIRHVGPGVMVGQAWQEGRSLQQVPKKLCSEILMVKQE, from the exons Atgcggtacg ATGCATTACTCTTTTGACTGTTGCTATGAATTGGTTGTAGAATTATATCGAGAGCTTGGGAGGTGGCTGGAACGCGATACGATGATGCCAAGTTAGCAAAGAGAAGTGCTTCCAGCTTGCTGTCTGATGGAGCCACTGCAGGTTCTCTCGAGCTGTGGAATATCCGAACAAGTGGAG AACCGCTTCAAGTGGCTTGGATGGGATTGTCCCAGAAG GCAATTTTTTGCTGCTCGGATGGGAATGTTTATGGTCGGCTTATTG GAGAAAACCTGCTATCAGGAATCGTAAAGTCCGTCTGCCCTTTGTACTTCAGCATTAGAGAAACCAACGAAGTGATGTCAACGGAGCAGCCTTGTGATTTAGCATATGAATTCGGAGATGGAATGCTGAATCTTCCAGAATATCCGCAAGAATATCCAAAACCAG CAAAACATCCATGGCCGTTTAACGATCAAGTCGTGATATACATACGCCACGTGGGTCCGGGAGTTATGGTGGGGCAGGCATGGCAAGAAGGTAGATCTTTGCAACAAGTTCCCAAGAAGCTATGCAGTGAGATCTTGATGGTTAAACAAgaatga